The following are encoded in a window of Lichenicola cladoniae genomic DNA:
- the ffh gene encoding signal recognition particle protein, with translation MFDALSGKLTGVFDKLRQRGALSEADVTEAMREVRLAMLDADVALPVVKDFTTKVRERAIGREVMDSISPGQAVAKIVNDVLIEALGGAGAVPLNLAAAAPVAILMVGLQGSGKTTTSGKIALRLHTRERRRVLLASLDTQRPAAQLQLQQLAEKARVSSLPIVPGQTPVQIARRAMETGRREGFDVVILDTAGRLSIDEALMAEVREIRAETNPAETLLVVDAMTGQDAVNTAKAFNDAVGVTGIVMTRMDGDARGGAALSMRQITGAPIKLTGSGEKLEALEDFHPERVAGRILGLGDLAGLVEKASETLDQEETEKLALKMMRGKFDLDDYASQIKQIAKMGSIGGILDMLPGMGKLKDQLGNKEIDTSILTRHGAIISSMTKAERRTPDIIKASRKKRIAAGSGSTVQEVNRLLKQFDDMSTMMKRISKLGVKGLMRQGMSALMPNGGAPPGRPR, from the coding sequence TTGTTCGACGCGCTGTCAGGCAAGCTTACCGGGGTGTTCGACAAGCTTCGCCAGCGCGGCGCGTTGTCGGAAGCCGACGTCACGGAAGCCATGCGCGAAGTGCGTCTGGCCATGCTGGATGCCGACGTCGCGCTGCCCGTGGTGAAGGACTTCACCACCAAGGTTCGTGAACGTGCCATCGGCCGCGAGGTGATGGACAGCATCTCGCCGGGCCAGGCCGTCGCCAAGATCGTCAACGACGTGCTGATCGAGGCGCTCGGTGGCGCCGGCGCCGTTCCGCTGAACCTTGCCGCCGCCGCACCGGTCGCGATCCTGATGGTCGGGCTGCAGGGCTCCGGCAAGACCACCACGTCCGGCAAGATCGCGCTCCGGCTGCACACCCGCGAGCGCCGCCGGGTGCTGCTGGCCAGCCTGGATACACAGCGTCCCGCCGCGCAGCTGCAGTTGCAGCAGCTGGCCGAGAAGGCGCGGGTTTCCTCGCTGCCGATCGTGCCCGGGCAGACGCCGGTGCAGATTGCCCGGCGCGCCATGGAGACCGGTCGCCGCGAGGGGTTCGACGTCGTCATCCTCGACACCGCCGGCCGGCTGTCGATCGACGAGGCGCTGATGGCCGAGGTGCGGGAGATCCGCGCCGAGACCAATCCGGCCGAGACCCTGCTGGTCGTCGATGCGATGACCGGCCAGGACGCGGTCAACACGGCCAAGGCGTTCAACGATGCGGTCGGCGTGACCGGCATCGTGATGACCCGGATGGACGGCGATGCACGCGGCGGTGCGGCCTTGTCGATGCGCCAAATTACCGGTGCGCCGATCAAACTGACCGGGTCGGGCGAGAAGCTCGAGGCGCTGGAGGATTTCCATCCCGAGCGCGTCGCCGGACGCATCCTCGGGCTCGGCGACCTTGCCGGCCTGGTCGAGAAGGCGTCCGAGACGCTCGACCAGGAGGAAACCGAGAAGCTCGCGCTCAAGATGATGCGCGGCAAGTTCGATCTCGACGATTATGCGTCGCAGATCAAGCAGATCGCCAAGATGGGCTCGATCGGCGGCATTCTCGACATGCTGCCGGGCATGGGCAAGCTGAAGGACCAGCTTGGCAACAAGGAAATCGATACGTCGATCCTGACCCGGCATGGCGCGATCATCTCGTCGATGACGAAGGCGGAGCGGCGCACGCCGGACATCATCAAGGCATCCCGCAAGAAGCGGATCGCTGCGGGATCCGGCTCGACGGTGCAGGAGGTGAATCGCCTCCTGAAGCAGTTCGACGACATGTCGACGATGATGAAGCGGATCAGCAAGCTCGGCGTCAAAGGTCTGATGCGCCAGGGCATGTCCGCACTCATGCCGAATGGCGGGGCGCCTCCGGGGCGACCACGCTGA
- the rpsP gene encoding 30S ribosomal protein S16: MSLKIRLARAGAKKRPYYHIVVADSRSPRDGRFIERVGSYNPMLPSEHDDRVHLSGERILHWMSQGALPTDRVARFLGQAGLTAMPTYREQPKQSLPKKKAQERAAAAATAPAV, translated from the coding sequence ATGAGCCTTAAGATCCGTCTGGCCCGTGCCGGTGCAAAGAAGCGTCCGTACTACCACATCGTCGTGGCCGACAGCCGCAGCCCGCGCGACGGCCGCTTCATCGAGCGCGTCGGCAGCTACAACCCGATGCTGCCGTCCGAGCACGATGACCGCGTGCATTTGTCCGGCGAGCGCATCCTGCACTGGATGTCGCAGGGCGCACTGCCGACCGATCGCGTTGCGCGCTTCCTCGGCCAGGCCGGCCTGACCGCGATGCCGACCTATCGCGAGCAGCCGAAGCAGTCGCTGCCGAAGAAGAAGGCGCAGGAGCGCGCCGCCGCAGCCGCGACCGCACCTGCGGTCTGA